In the genome of Ureibacillus sp. FSL W7-1570, the window CAAAAGGCAGCTCTTTATGCGAAGCGTAAAGTGGATGTCGAAAGTGTGTTCGGGAACATCAAGGGCAATTTGCGTTTCACTCGATTTCTGTTACGGGGGCTTCATAAAGTCCGAACAGAATTCGGGATTGTGGCAATGGCCCACAACATACTGAAATGGGCCGCAAATTCCCAAACCAATTTCAAAAATAAGGAAACAGAGCGAATGGAAAAACTCATTGTTTTCTCCATTCGCTCTGTTTTTATGGACTTTTTAGACAAGCCCTTTTCTTTATTTAGGAAGACCGGCTCAATGGCTCAATTGGACGAATGAAAATGGAGGCATAGTAAATGAAGATGATTTGCGGTACTATGTTTTGGGAAATCCGATTTGATGGAAACCCGCGGGAATTTTTCCATTATCGTGGCATAGGAAAGTTCATTTTTTTATTTCAATGACTCTTTGGTATACTTTCTAGTATGTAGAAAGGATAGAGAATATAGGTATGTCGAATTCAATCGGAATGAAAGGATATATGAAAGGAGCATTGCTTCTGACAATATCCGCGATCATTGTAAAAATTATGAGTGCCATTTACCGGGTTCCCTTTCAAAATTTAGTGGGAGATGCGGGATTTTATATTTATCAGCAAGTTTATCCGTTCATATCCTTTTTCGTTGCATGGACATCAGGAGGATTTGCGGTTGCCATTTCGAAAATGTTGGCGGATGCGGAACTTTGTCCGGATGCTTCTTTGAAAAAAGGCCTGATTTCTCGGACGGTATTTTTATACTTGGCCGGATTATCCCTCGTTTTTTTCTCCGTTTTATTTTTTGGCGCAGAGTTGTTGGCGGAGTGGATGGGGGATGAACAGCTGTCGCCCTTATTGAGAACGGGTTCCTTTGTCACGTTGTTTATGCCATTTTTGGCGATTATGAAGGGCTCTTTTCAATCCCGTGGCGAAATGTCGCCCGTTGCCAAAGCACAGGTATTCGAACAATTCATCCGGGTAACGATTATTTTGGCAGGCGCTTTTTTTGTGATGGCGAATTCCCGCTCCCTTTATTCAGCCGGGCATATGGCTGTGCTGGGAACGGTCATTGGGGAAGTGGCAGGGGTGTTGTTGTTGGTTTATTTTTCCGGAAAATCCTTTTCCACCGTTCCCTTTAAAAACATAGGAAAGCATCATCGTGAAAAGAAGTGGCCCATCATTAAAGAAGTGACACTATTGAGTATCAGCATCAGCATGAGCAGTCTATTGCTTTTGTGTTTCCAACTGATCGATTCCTTCACGGTTTATTCATTGATGGTGGAAAACGGCATCGAATCCCAGTTGGCGAAAGAAATGAAAGGGATTTATGACCGTGGTCAATCTCTTGTTCAATTGGGGATTGTCATCGCTTCCTCATTATCCATTGCCATTGTTCCGCTGGTGGCGGTCCAGTCCAAAAAGAAAACGGGAAGAGGAGCAAAGCCTTTTATCCAATTGACTTACAGGACTGCCCTCCTTTTTGGAGTGGCCTCTTCTCTCGGACTGGTGATCGTCATGCCGTACGTCAATAAAATGCTATTTGAAACGAATGCATTGCAAATGGTTTTGACCATTTATGTTTTACAAATCATACCGTTGTCAATCATTTTGACATTTACAGCCATCTTGCAGGGGATGGGGAAACTGAAAGTGCCGTTTTTAATTTTAACAGGGGCCATTCTTTTCAAAGGGATTGGAAATATGACCCTTGTCCCGTTATGGAATGTGCTGGGCTCTGCAGTTTCAAGCGGTGTCGTGTTATTGTTCGCTTCAATATTATTTATTGGATACTTAAAAAAATTGACATCCGTCCAATTTGCTCCTCTGCGTTTTTACATAAAATTGGCCGGTGCCGGCATAGCGATGGCATTGGCTGTGCTTTTGCTGAATGAATGTCTGCAAATGAAGAGCGGTATGTTTTCCAGCGGCAGAATGGAAGCGGTCGTTTTCGGCTCTGTATTAATTGTGACAGGGGCGTTCGTATTTTTGACCTTTGTGGCAAAATCCCGGATGCTTTCCGAAAAAGAATGGTTTTTGATTCCATTTGGCCGCCGAATGGCCGCTTATCAGCTTTGGTTAAATAAAAGAAAGTAGGTGGATGTATGCATATCACAATCGTCGGTTTAGGCGCATCAGATTACGAGCAACTGCCGATGGGCGTTTATAAAAAATTGAAGGAAGCAAAAAAAGTGTATGTTCGCACAATGGATCACCCGGTTCTCCATGAACTGCAAGAGGAAGGATTGCAATTTAAAAGCTTTGATGAAGTTTATGAAAAACATGATTCCTTCCAACCGGTTTATGAGGAGATTGCCGAACGGTTAATCGAAGCGGCGAAGGAAGAGCCGGTTGTATATGCGGTACCCGGGCATCCATTGGTGGCAGAACAAACGGTGCAATTGTTGATTGAGGCTGAAAGACAGGGCAAAGTGCAAATCTCCTTTGCCGGTGGCCAAAGCTTTTTGGATCCCATATTTACCGCATTAAAAATTGACCCGATTGAAGGGTTTCAATTGTTGGATGGCACAAGCTTTTCCATTCATGATGTCAATATGCGTTCCCATGTGCTGATTGCCCAGGTATATGACCAATTCAGCGCATCGGAAGTGAAGTTAACGTTAATGGAAAAATACCGGGATGATTATCCGGTGACGATTGTTACAGCGGCAGGTTCAATACAGGAACAGCTTAAAACGGTTCCTCTTTATGAGCTGGATCAGGCGGTGGAAATCAACAATTTGACGACCATTTATGTCCCACCGGTAAAAAGCGATCTTGATGCATTAAAAGATTGGAGAACGTTCAGAAGCATCATCGCAACACTTCGGGGGCCTAATGGTTGCCCGTGGGACCGGAAACAAACCCACGAAAGTTTGAAAAAATATTTGATCGAAGAGGTACATGAATTTTTGGCGGCGGTTGATGAAAAAGACGACTTTGGCATGGTGGAAGAATTGGGCGACATTTTGTTGCAGGTTTTCCTGCATGCCCAAATCGGGGAGGATGAAGGTTATTTCAATTTGGAAGAAGTGTTGGAGAGCATTTCCGAAAAAATGATCCGACGTCATCCTCATGTATTCGGCGACATCACTGTAAAAAATGCCGATGAAGTCGTAACGAATTGGGAGGAAATAAAAAAACAGGAAAAGGGAGAACAAAAAGGATCGCTGCTCAAAGGGGAATATCGGCCAAGCTCATCTTTGCAAACATCGTATAATTATCAGAAGAAGGCGGCATCTGTCGGCTTTGACTGGCCTGATGCGGGCGGAGCCATCAAGAAATTTGAAGAGGAATGGCAGGAATTTTGCCAAGAATTAGAGAAAGGTACAAGTGAAACCATGTTGGATGAATTCGGGGACGTGTTATTTACGTTGGTCAACATTGCACGCTTTTATAAAATTTCCCCGGAGGAAGCGATGGTGCATGCCAACGAAAAATTCGCCAGAAGATTTCAGTTTGTTGAAGAACAGGTAAGAAAAAGCGGTCAAACTTTTGACGATTTTACATTGGAACAATTGGATGAATTTTGGAATGAAGCAAAACGATTAGAGAAGGAGTAGGCTATGCGATTAGACAAATTTTTAAAAGTATCTCGACTCATTAAACGCCGTACGTTGGCAAAAGAAGTGGCGGAACAAGGCCGAATCACCATTAATGGCAAGGTTGCCAAAGCCTCTTCCAACGTCAATGCCGGTGACGAGCTGACGATCCGCTTTGGGCAGAAAATCGTCACGGTCCGTGTGGAAGAAATCAAAGAAAACGTCCGAAAAGAAGATGCTAATAAAATGTTCACGATATTGAAAGAAGAAAAACTAGATAAAATTGAACCGGAATTTATCGATGATGAAGAATAGAAAAATAGAAGCCCGAAATATTTTTTTATAGCATGACAACCATTTTTGTTGTCATGCTTTTTTTATTTCCCGCATAAAGTGAACAGAACAAACCATTAGAAGGAGGAACGATAATGACACAAATCCATCAAGAAAACAATTACACTATAACTTCTGGTGATCATCTTGTGACTGTGAGAAATAGAAAAAGAATGGACATGACATCAGTAAAGGAAATTGAGAGATTCGATCAGGAGGAATTTTACGTAAGAACTTCCCAAGGGCATTTGCTCATTCGGGGAGAGGAATTGCGCATTGTTCATTTAGATGTGGACAAGGGATTATTGACGTTAGAAGGCAATGTCAAAGCCCTCCAATACGATGATGATGAAAATGGGTTGACTAAAGGCTTCCTCCATAAATTGTTTGGATGACAGTTAACGAGCAATTTTTCAGCATCGTAATAATGACGGCAAGCGGGATTTTCATTGGCGCGGTGATTGATGCAACAAGAATTTTCACCAGCGCCATCTCACCCAAGTCATTATTGCGAAAATTTTCGTGGATCCTCGAAATTGTTATATGGGCACTGTTAGGTGTGGCAAGTTTTTATATCATATTTTTAATAAAGGGTGGAGAGTGGCGTTTAGTAGACCCATTATCACAAATTTTAGGCATTTTCCTTTATGAATCTTTCTTACAGCCATTTTTCCGTTTCCTTGGCCGGGTATTTATCGTACTGGTCATCAGGCCGATCGTTGCCATCATCACAATGACAATAAAATTGGTACGGGGAATCATCAGGATGTTGACCCGCATAATTGCTGTACTGTTTAGACCTTTCTATAAACTTTTTATCAAGATAAAAAGGCCCTTTTATAGAAAAATTGCAAACTTTAAACGGGCAATCTTTAAAAAGCATTAATGATTAAGTTATAATGACGATACAATAAATAAACAGGAGGTGACGGATGTGAATAAGAGATACGGGAACAAAAATATCCGAAAAATCGAAAATGACTATGTTCGTACAGCGGATCGCCAAATGGAAAAATTGACGAAGAGAAAAATTGGGCTACGCAGAAGGTTAACAACGTTCTTCATTATCGCATCCGTCGTCATTGTCAGTTTAATTAGCACGCTGTATAACCAAAACCAAAGATTATCGGAAAAAGAAGCGGAAAAAGAAAAAATGTTGGCGGAACTCCAGGAAATGAAAGAAGAACAAGAACGGCTGAAGTTGCAAATAAAGAAACTTGAAGATGATGAGTATATAGCAAAATTGGCAAGGAAAGAATACTTCTTGTCTGATGATGGGGAAATCATTTTTACCATCCCTAAAGATGAGCGGGACAAAGACAAAGATAAAGAAGAAGATCATAATGACGAATAATTTTCTCGGCGGGTTAAAATATTATTGCACTAAAAAGAAAATTTTGTAAATAAAGCAGAATTAAAATTAAAAAAATTGCTGTTGAAAAAGAGTTGTCTTGTTGACACTCTTTTTTTGTCGGCTATAATAAAAGAGAGCATTTACAATTTTTAGGCTCATTTTTTATCATAATTATATTACAGGCTTTGTTTTAGCCGTTAAATTTTTAAGGAGGAGCATTTTTTTTATGTCAATTGAAGTAGGCAGCAAATTACAAGGTAAGGTCACAGGAATTACAAATTTTGGAGCGTTTGTTGAGCTGCCAGATGGTAAAACGGGCCTTGTCCACATTAGTGAAGTAGCTGATAACTACGTGAAAGACATTAACGATCATCTTAAAGTTGGAGACATCGTTGAAGTGAAAGTGTTAAACGTTGAAGAGGATGGAAAAATTGGCCTATCCATCAGAAAGGCTAAAGCACAATCAGAAAGACCTGAACGTCCTCAGAGACCACGTCGTGAAAACCGTTCAAATGAACGCAATGAACGTCAATCAAAAGAAAGTTTTGAACAGAAAATAGCAAAATTTTTGAAAGATAGTGATGAGCGTCTTGCTTCCTTAAGACGTGCAACTGAGTCCAAACGAGGTGGACGTGGCGCAAGAAGAGGGTAGTTTGCTGTCTATTAGATAATAGTGATAAAGAAGATTCGCATGTTTTTACATGTTTGAACGATAAATTTGTCAAAATCCAAATGATATCATCGGTTATTTGCAAAAAAAGAGTCGACTATGTTCCGTCAATAGTCGACTTTATTTTATTTTTTCGGTCCCCATTTTACGGAATGTAACCGGACAAGTGTTTTGTCAATGCAATGGCTATAATCGCTGCAAGTTTTCATCCGGTGAAGGTAATCCATATTCAAAAAGATATATTATCAAAGTTTTATTTTCTCCGTACTTTTTATAATGCCCTTATATCCCTTACTTTTCCTCTCCATTCTTCCTTGAAAACCCCTATTGTAATCAAATAAGCAAACTTCAAAGCGGCTGAACTTGCGGAAGCGAGTATTTTGTTAAGTTATTAAGTAATTCGTCGAACAATTTTTTTTAACTGGAACAGTACTAGACAAATTTTACATTCCCAATTTTTTATAATAGAGCGCAACGATATCTCTAAGGGGGATGGAAAATATGTCAAATATACAAATGCTGAATCAAAAATCAACATGGCAAGATCGGATCAGCCGTTATTCTATTAAAAAGATGAGCGTCATTCTCCATTTATTCTTTTTGTTCTTGGCATTCTTTCTATCGAGAGCGGTTATGTTTGAAGCGGCTGTCCCTTTCCTGTTGCCGTTATGGGCGGTTGTAAGACAAAGATTTGAAAATGAGAAGTGGGCTGTGTTTGTTGGCGGGCTGGCAGGTGCGGTGAGTTTAAGTTTGGGACAAGGGTTCATATTGTTAATTCAGCTATTCATTTATGAATTGTTGATGCGTTTCCGGTATTGGAAGCCACCGACGGCGATTGCCGTAGCCCTTGCCATCTTTTTTGGTCAATTTATGTGGCAGGGAATGGTGCATATGGGCATCCCTCCTTTTATGGTTCAATTGTACGTTTATTATGAAATGATCTTGGCATTCTTTATGACCATCTTTGTGAAGCTGTTTTTTGTTGAGCCATACCGTTTTTGGACTGCTTCATGGAGTTATGAGCGCATCGGAGCGGGATTGGTCATTTTGGCGGTTGTTTTGACCGGGATGCATGCATTTACAATCTCCTATTTTTCGCTTTTTACATTTGTATTGCATTTATCCATTTGCATTGCCGCCATCACTGGAGGAGTGACCGTTGCTTCAAGTGTATCCACCATTATTGGGGCATTGGTGGGGATTTCCGAGCTTTCATTTACAGGGATGATTGCCGTTTATGCGTTGACGGGTGTTTCGAGCGGGCTGTTTAAAGGGATTGGAAGGGCAGGCGTTGTGTTGGGAAGCCTTCTGCCGAGCATTTTTTTCTTTTTTTACGATTCAACGTTGCCGCTTGATAGCGTATATTTTGTGTCGGTATTCATTGCGGGAGTGGTCTTTTTACTATTGCCCCAGAAGATGTTAGACTTTTTGGAGAATATCATCCATCCTAAACGGGATGAAGTGTTGCTGAAACGGCAGGAATGGTTGACAGAACATACGACGGAAAAACTGGAAATGTTCCAGCGTTTTGTCCTGTTCATGAAAGAGTTGGTTTTCGACCACTTCACCTCAACGGAAAATGTGAGCGGAATCCGGAAAATTGAACCTTGCGCCACTTGCATGAGCTGTTTCCGATACGAACGGTGCTGGGGAGAAAAAAATATCGGAATGGATGAAAATATTCGCAGATGGTTCATGGCAAAATCGGGATTGAATGAAGCAGAGCAAATCCGTGCGGAAGAACAAATTAGAGCGAGATGTGTAAAATCGTCAAAATTGTTGGAAGAACTTGATTATCAGTTGTATAACGATAAAATGAATGGGCAATTCTATCATGGGAAAAAAATGATTGCCTTGCAGTTAAGGGATTTAAGCAATCATCTAAATAAATTGATGGAAGATATGAAAAACGAGACACTATCTTTTAAAACGGTCGAGGAAGAATTAAGCCAGGAGTTTAAAAGGGCAAATATTGATTGTTTCCAAATTGACGTTTTAAATAACACATTGGGCGAACGGGTGATTGTCTGCTCCTTTGTGAACACCCAAAATAAAGATGATCTGTATTTATTGTGTGAACGGGTGATTCTTCCGGTGCTTTATGAAGTATTTTCCGAACCGTTCCAAGTGGATCGGATTTCAAATCATAAGACACCATTTGCTCACTTCCAAGTGAGATTTCGCTCTGCCGTTCGCTACAAAATTCAGTATGATATATATAGCAAAGCAAAAAATTCGAATATCGTTTCCGGAGATTCTCATGCCATCTTCCACATCCATCCGGGGCTGGTGGCTGTGATGTTATCGGATGGCATGGGGCAAAGCCGTGAAGCTAAACGGGAAAGCAGACGATTAGTAAGGTTGATGAGGGAATGTTTGAGCTATAATATGAATCCGGAGACAGCGATGCATACGCTTCATTACGTGTTGAGCTTGAACCGTGAAGTGGATATGTATGCAACGATCGATTTTGCACTGGTGGATTTGCAAAAGGGAGAATTATGGTCTTGGAAAGCGGGCAGCATGTCCACATATATTTTGAGGGGAGAGCGGCTGATCAAAGTGGAAGGTTCATCGGCACCGGTCGGTTTCATGCCTGTCTTTTCCATAGAGACGGAAAAGGTGAATTTGCTTGCGGATGATTATGTTGTAATGGTCTCTGACGGCCTGTTCTCCAGCAAATACGATTGGGATGAACAAGAACAGTATTTTGTAACATTATTAAAATCAAAAATCCGTTTGGGCATGCCAATAGAAGCGCTTCTTTACGATGTGATGGACAGTTATCGGAGCGAATACGAAGTGGAAGACGACTGTACGGTGATTATATTCAATGTTTCCCACGTGGCGCCAAAATGGGCTGTATTTAGTCCGGTCAGTTAATAAAAATCAATTGGGGTGAGAAGATGGCGACTTTTGAAAAGAAAGTGGAAAAATATATCGAGGAGCAGCAATTGGTCGAAGCGGGGGACCGTCTTCTCATCGCGTGTTCCGGCGGCATCGATTCCATGGGGTTGCTTCATTTTTTCATTCATTTCCAAAAACATTGGAAAGTGGAATTGTATGTGGCCCATGTGGACCATATGCTAAGAGGAGAAGTCTCCTACGAAGATCGGCAATTTGTGGAGCAGTTTTGCAAAGATCGGAATATTCCTGTTTTCAGCACGAGCATACCTATTCCGGAATTGTTGGCGAAAGAGGGAGGGAACTCCCAAGCCGTTTGCCGCAGAGAGCGCTACGCTTTTTTTGCGGAAATCATGAAACAACATCAAATCAATAAATTAGTAACTGCCCATCATGCGGATGACCAGTTGGAAACGATGCTGATGTCATTAACGAGGGCCGGAAGCGTCAACGGGTTCAAAGGGATATCTTCAAAACGGCCATTTACGGTCGGCACGGTCATCCGTCCTTTTTTAAAAGTGACAAAAGAGGAAATCGGAAAATATTTGATGGAGAAAGGCGGGACTTTTCGGGAAGATGCGAGCAATTTGAAAGATGATTATACCCGTAATCGGTTCCGCCACCATATTATTCCATTAATGAAAAAGGAGAATCATCAGGTTGCCATTCATGCGGCTGAACTCGCCCAGAATCTGCAGCAAGATGACGAGTATTTGAATGAACTTGCCAAAAGCCGCTTCTCTTCTGTTGTTGAAAACATCGGGGAGCGCTTTGTATTACATATTGATCGGCTTCAAAAAGAGCCACTTGCTTTACAAAGAAGAATCATTTTAATACTATTAAACTATCTTTATCATCATTCAGACGCCAAAAATTTTGCTATTTCCCGCGAAATTCTGGAATTGTGTAAGTCACAGGAAGGGAACGCAACGATTCATTTGCCGGATCAATATGTTGCAAACCGAAGTTATGGAATCATTACATTCTTTCAACGAAAGACATCTGAAGGAGAACAATATCCTTGTTCAATAGAAATGGGAGAGTGGAATGTTTTCAACGGTTTTCGTGTATACATAGGAAAACTCCCGGAAGACGCCGGCATTCAACAAAATGAAGCGGTAGTTTATTATTGCAATTCCAACACCATTACCTTTCCCCTCAAAGTGCGGATCCGGAAAGAAGGGGATCGAATTCAGTTAAAAGGAATGTTTGAACCAAAACGTATATCCCGCCTCTTTATAGATGAAAAAATCCCTTTAATTGAAAGAGATACTTGGCCTATTCT includes:
- a CDS encoding polysaccharide biosynthesis protein, yielding MSNSIGMKGYMKGALLLTISAIIVKIMSAIYRVPFQNLVGDAGFYIYQQVYPFISFFVAWTSGGFAVAISKMLADAELCPDASLKKGLISRTVFLYLAGLSLVFFSVLFFGAELLAEWMGDEQLSPLLRTGSFVTLFMPFLAIMKGSFQSRGEMSPVAKAQVFEQFIRVTIILAGAFFVMANSRSLYSAGHMAVLGTVIGEVAGVLLLVYFSGKSFSTVPFKNIGKHHREKKWPIIKEVTLLSISISMSSLLLLCFQLIDSFTVYSLMVENGIESQLAKEMKGIYDRGQSLVQLGIVIASSLSIAIVPLVAVQSKKKTGRGAKPFIQLTYRTALLFGVASSLGLVIVMPYVNKMLFETNALQMVLTIYVLQIIPLSIILTFTAILQGMGKLKVPFLILTGAILFKGIGNMTLVPLWNVLGSAVSSGVVLLFASILFIGYLKKLTSVQFAPLRFYIKLAGAGIAMALAVLLLNECLQMKSGMFSSGRMEAVVFGSVLIVTGAFVFLTFVAKSRMLSEKEWFLIPFGRRMAAYQLWLNKRK
- the mazG gene encoding nucleoside triphosphate pyrophosphohydrolase, with protein sequence MHITIVGLGASDYEQLPMGVYKKLKEAKKVYVRTMDHPVLHELQEEGLQFKSFDEVYEKHDSFQPVYEEIAERLIEAAKEEPVVYAVPGHPLVAEQTVQLLIEAERQGKVQISFAGGQSFLDPIFTALKIDPIEGFQLLDGTSFSIHDVNMRSHVLIAQVYDQFSASEVKLTLMEKYRDDYPVTIVTAAGSIQEQLKTVPLYELDQAVEINNLTTIYVPPVKSDLDALKDWRTFRSIIATLRGPNGCPWDRKQTHESLKKYLIEEVHEFLAAVDEKDDFGMVEELGDILLQVFLHAQIGEDEGYFNLEEVLESISEKMIRRHPHVFGDITVKNADEVVTNWEEIKKQEKGEQKGSLLKGEYRPSSSLQTSYNYQKKAASVGFDWPDAGGAIKKFEEEWQEFCQELEKGTSETMLDEFGDVLFTLVNIARFYKISPEEAMVHANEKFARRFQFVEEQVRKSGQTFDDFTLEQLDEFWNEAKRLEKE
- a CDS encoding RNA-binding S4 domain-containing protein translates to MRLDKFLKVSRLIKRRTLAKEVAEQGRITINGKVAKASSNVNAGDELTIRFGQKIVTVRVEEIKENVRKEDANKMFTILKEEKLDKIEPEFIDDEE
- the yabP gene encoding sporulation protein YabP; amino-acid sequence: MTQIHQENNYTITSGDHLVTVRNRKRMDMTSVKEIERFDQEEFYVRTSQGHLLIRGEELRIVHLDVDKGLLTLEGNVKALQYDDDENGLTKGFLHKLFG
- the yabQ gene encoding spore cortex biosynthesis protein YabQ, yielding MTVNEQFFSIVIMTASGIFIGAVIDATRIFTSAISPKSLLRKFSWILEIVIWALLGVASFYIIFLIKGGEWRLVDPLSQILGIFLYESFLQPFFRFLGRVFIVLVIRPIVAIITMTIKLVRGIIRMLTRIIAVLFRPFYKLFIKIKRPFYRKIANFKRAIFKKH
- a CDS encoding septum formation initiator family protein, encoding MNKRYGNKNIRKIENDYVRTADRQMEKLTKRKIGLRRRLTTFFIIASVVIVSLISTLYNQNQRLSEKEAEKEKMLAELQEMKEEQERLKLQIKKLEDDEYIAKLARKEYFLSDDGEIIFTIPKDERDKDKDKEEDHNDE
- a CDS encoding S1 domain-containing RNA-binding protein → MSIEVGSKLQGKVTGITNFGAFVELPDGKTGLVHISEVADNYVKDINDHLKVGDIVEVKVLNVEEDGKIGLSIRKAKAQSERPERPQRPRRENRSNERNERQSKESFEQKIAKFLKDSDERLASLRRATESKRGGRGARRG
- a CDS encoding SpoIIE family protein phosphatase; protein product: MSNIQMLNQKSTWQDRISRYSIKKMSVILHLFFLFLAFFLSRAVMFEAAVPFLLPLWAVVRQRFENEKWAVFVGGLAGAVSLSLGQGFILLIQLFIYELLMRFRYWKPPTAIAVALAIFFGQFMWQGMVHMGIPPFMVQLYVYYEMILAFFMTIFVKLFFVEPYRFWTASWSYERIGAGLVILAVVLTGMHAFTISYFSLFTFVLHLSICIAAITGGVTVASSVSTIIGALVGISELSFTGMIAVYALTGVSSGLFKGIGRAGVVLGSLLPSIFFFFYDSTLPLDSVYFVSVFIAGVVFLLLPQKMLDFLENIIHPKRDEVLLKRQEWLTEHTTEKLEMFQRFVLFMKELVFDHFTSTENVSGIRKIEPCATCMSCFRYERCWGEKNIGMDENIRRWFMAKSGLNEAEQIRAEEQIRARCVKSSKLLEELDYQLYNDKMNGQFYHGKKMIALQLRDLSNHLNKLMEDMKNETLSFKTVEEELSQEFKRANIDCFQIDVLNNTLGERVIVCSFVNTQNKDDLYLLCERVILPVLYEVFSEPFQVDRISNHKTPFAHFQVRFRSAVRYKIQYDIYSKAKNSNIVSGDSHAIFHIHPGLVAVMLSDGMGQSREAKRESRRLVRLMRECLSYNMNPETAMHTLHYVLSLNREVDMYATIDFALVDLQKGELWSWKAGSMSTYILRGERLIKVEGSSAPVGFMPVFSIETEKVNLLADDYVVMVSDGLFSSKYDWDEQEQYFVTLLKSKIRLGMPIEALLYDVMDSYRSEYEVEDDCTVIIFNVSHVAPKWAVFSPVS
- the tilS gene encoding tRNA lysidine(34) synthetase TilS, with the translated sequence MATFEKKVEKYIEEQQLVEAGDRLLIACSGGIDSMGLLHFFIHFQKHWKVELYVAHVDHMLRGEVSYEDRQFVEQFCKDRNIPVFSTSIPIPELLAKEGGNSQAVCRRERYAFFAEIMKQHQINKLVTAHHADDQLETMLMSLTRAGSVNGFKGISSKRPFTVGTVIRPFLKVTKEEIGKYLMEKGGTFREDASNLKDDYTRNRFRHHIIPLMKKENHQVAIHAAELAQNLQQDDEYLNELAKSRFSSVVENIGERFVLHIDRLQKEPLALQRRIILILLNYLYHHSDAKNFAISREILELCKSQEGNATIHLPDQYVANRSYGIITFFQRKTSEGEQYPCSIEMGEWNVFNGFRVYIGKLPEDAGIQQNEAVVYYCNSNTITFPLKVRIRKEGDRIQLKGMFEPKRISRLFIDEKIPLIERDTWPILVDSNDEILAVLGVRVNHRFSKKKRADDDMVMIVEKKDPYNK